Proteins encoded in a region of the Takifugu flavidus isolate HTHZ2018 chromosome 10, ASM371156v2, whole genome shotgun sequence genome:
- the seh1l gene encoding nucleoporin SEH1 isoform X1 produces MFVARSIAADHKDLIHDVSYDFHGRRMATCSSDQSVKVWDKSESGEWHCTASWKTHSGSVWRVTWAHPEFGQVLASCSFDRTAAVWEEIVGESNDKQRGLSHWIKRTTLVDSRTSVTDVKFAPKHMGLMLATCSADGVVRIYEAPDVMNLSQWSLQHEISCKLSCSCISWNPSSSRAHPPMFAVGSDDSNVTYGGKVQIYEYNENTRKYAKAETLMTVTDAVHDIAFAPNLGRSFHVLAIATKDVRIFKLVPMRKESTSSGPTKFELQIVAQFDNHNSQVWRVSWNITSTLLASSGDDGCVRLWKANYMDNWKCTGILKGDGSPLTGSSGQPTAMSTIVGSSVHTSQNALNGMSAGRYFFPPLEPPRAGTMYGHLLPPSSLIEHCDAEPAPPPQQALPHRHSSRALLPLTEAEGQLPGAFQFRGTLDAKGHNESSWNV; encoded by the exons ATGTTTGTGGCGCGTAGTATCGCAGCAGATCATAAAGATCTCATTCACGATGTTTCGTATGATTTTCACGGCCGGAGGATGGCGACCTGTTCCAGCGACCAAAGTGTCAAG GTTTGGGACAAAAGTGAGAGCGGAGAGTGGCACTGCACTGCCAGCTGGAAG acacacagcgGGTCAGTTTGGAGGGTGACCTGGGCTCATCCAGAATTTGGGCAGGttctggcctcctgctcctttgacaggacagctgctgtttgggaAGAAATTGTAGGAGAGTCCAACGACAAGCAGAGAGGACTGAGCCACTGG ATCAAGAGAACCACCCTGGTGGACAGCCGCACCTCAGTGACTGATGTGAAGTTTGCCCCCAAACACATGGGCCTGATGCTGGCCACCTGCTCTGCAGACGGAGTGGTGAGGATCTACGAGGCTCCGGATGTGATGAACCTGAGCCAGTGGTCTCTGCAGCATGAGATCTCCTGcaagctcagctgcagctgcatctctTGGAACCCTTCAAG CTCTCGTGCACATCCGCCGATGTTTGCAGTGGGAAGTGACGACAGTAATGTAACGTACGGTGGGAAAGTACAGATCTATGAATACAATGAAAACACAAG GAAATATGCTAAAGCCGAGACACTGATGACAGTCACCGACGCCGTTCACGACATTGCCTTCGCTCCAAACCTCGGCAGGTCTTTCCACGTGCTTGCCATCGCCACTAAAGACGTCAGAATCTTTAAGCTCGTTCCAATGAG gaaggagagcaCGTCTTCGGGACCCACCAAGTTTGAGTTGCAGATTGTGGCTCAGTTTGACAACCACAACTCTCAGGTGTGGCGCGTGAGCTGGAACATCACCAGCACGCTGCTGGCCTCTTCTGGGGACGACGGTTGCGTGCGCCTCTGGAAAG ccAACTACATGGACAACTGGAAGTGCACGGGCATCCTGAAGGGCGACGGCAGCCCGCTCACAGGCTCGTCGGGTCAGCCCACGGCCATGAGCACCATCGTGGGCTCCTCCGTTCACACCTCTCAGAACGCCCTGAACGGCATGTCAGCAGGAAG GTATTTCTTCCCACCTCTGGAGCCTCCAAGAGCGGGGACCATGTATGgtcacctgctgcctccttcttCGCTCATAGAGCACTGCGATGCTGagccagctccacctccacagcaGGCTCTGCCACACAGGCACTCATCTCGAGCCTTGCTGCCCCTGACGGAGGCTGAAGGCCAGCTACCTGGGGCGTTTCAGTTCAGAGGGACGTTGGATGCAAAAGGCCACAATGAGAGCAGCTGGAATGTGTGA
- the seh1l gene encoding nucleoporin SEH1 isoform X2 translates to MFVARSIAADHKDLIHDVSYDFHGRRMATCSSDQSVKVWDKSESGEWHCTASWKTHSGSVWRVTWAHPEFGQVLASCSFDRTAAVWEEIVGESNDKQRGLSHWIKRTTLVDSRTSVTDVKFAPKHMGLMLATCSADGVVRIYEAPDVMNLSQWSLQHEISCKLSCSCISWNPSSSRAHPPMFAVGSDDSNVTYGGKVQIYEYNENTRKYAKAETLMTVTDAVHDIAFAPNLGRSFHVLAIATKDVRIFKLVPMRKESTSSGPTKFELQIVAQFDNHNSQVWRVSWNITSTLLASSGDDGCVRLWKANYMDNWKCTGILKGDGSPLTGSSGQPTAMSTIVGSSVHTSQNALNGMSAGRNWKRAPSVPPQRQLTSPKTYQHPAYY, encoded by the exons ATGTTTGTGGCGCGTAGTATCGCAGCAGATCATAAAGATCTCATTCACGATGTTTCGTATGATTTTCACGGCCGGAGGATGGCGACCTGTTCCAGCGACCAAAGTGTCAAG GTTTGGGACAAAAGTGAGAGCGGAGAGTGGCACTGCACTGCCAGCTGGAAG acacacagcgGGTCAGTTTGGAGGGTGACCTGGGCTCATCCAGAATTTGGGCAGGttctggcctcctgctcctttgacaggacagctgctgtttgggaAGAAATTGTAGGAGAGTCCAACGACAAGCAGAGAGGACTGAGCCACTGG ATCAAGAGAACCACCCTGGTGGACAGCCGCACCTCAGTGACTGATGTGAAGTTTGCCCCCAAACACATGGGCCTGATGCTGGCCACCTGCTCTGCAGACGGAGTGGTGAGGATCTACGAGGCTCCGGATGTGATGAACCTGAGCCAGTGGTCTCTGCAGCATGAGATCTCCTGcaagctcagctgcagctgcatctctTGGAACCCTTCAAG CTCTCGTGCACATCCGCCGATGTTTGCAGTGGGAAGTGACGACAGTAATGTAACGTACGGTGGGAAAGTACAGATCTATGAATACAATGAAAACACAAG GAAATATGCTAAAGCCGAGACACTGATGACAGTCACCGACGCCGTTCACGACATTGCCTTCGCTCCAAACCTCGGCAGGTCTTTCCACGTGCTTGCCATCGCCACTAAAGACGTCAGAATCTTTAAGCTCGTTCCAATGAG gaaggagagcaCGTCTTCGGGACCCACCAAGTTTGAGTTGCAGATTGTGGCTCAGTTTGACAACCACAACTCTCAGGTGTGGCGCGTGAGCTGGAACATCACCAGCACGCTGCTGGCCTCTTCTGGGGACGACGGTTGCGTGCGCCTCTGGAAAG ccAACTACATGGACAACTGGAAGTGCACGGGCATCCTGAAGGGCGACGGCAGCCCGCTCACAGGCTCGTCGGGTCAGCCCACGGCCATGAGCACCATCGTGGGCTCCTCCGTTCACACCTCTCAGAACGCCCTGAACGGCATGTCAGCAGGAAG GAATTGGAAGAGAgctccgtctgtccctccccAGCGGCAGCTGACCTCTCCAAAGACATACCAACATCCTGCATATTACTAA